GGGGGGCGATCTCCCCTCAAGTCGGGGCGTGGCTGCACGAAAACCTACAGGAATACCGTGTTTCCGACTAAGGGCCGTGAGGACCGTATGGCGCCGTTCGACCTGCACATGACCGACGGGGGAGGCTCCGGGGAGCCGGCGACGCCGGGGACCGGCTGCGGGGTCCCGTCGTGCCTGCACACCCAGCTCTTCCGCGAGTCCCTGGTGGCGACGGCCGTCCACCGCCTCGTCGTCGACGCCGCCGGCCGGCCCGTGGACTACGTCTTCGTCGACGCCAACGAGGCCTTCGAACGCCACACGGGCCTCCGGGTGGCGGAGATCATCGGCCGCCGCGCGACCGAAGTGGTGCCGGGCCTCGAGGCGACCGGGCTGATCGGCCGCTACGGCGCCGTCGTCGCCACGGGCCAACCGGACGTCTTCGAGATGGAGGTCCCGTCCCTGGCGCGCCACTTCTCGATCCACGCCTTCCGCACCGGCCCCGGCCACTTCGCCGTCACCTTCCAGGACGTCAGCGCCTACGTGGAGACCAGCCGGGCCCTCGCCGCCGAACGCCACCGGATGGATCAGATCGCCAACAGCATCTCCGAGATCGTCTGGCTCATGGACGCGGACACGGGCCGCATGCAGTACCTGAGTCCGGCCTACGAGGCCATCACCGGCCGACCCGCCGCCGACGTCTACGCCGACACCGCGGCCTTCATGGACGGCGTCCATCCCGCCGACCTCGCGGCCGTCCGGAGCGACTACGAGGCCCACCTGGCCGGCAGGCGTTTCGACCGGAAGTTCCGCTACGTGCGACCGGACGGCGAGGTGCGCTGGGTCCGCAGCCGCACCTTCCCCGTCACCGACGCCGCGGGGCGCGTCGTGGCCCATTCGGGGTCGGCCGTCGACATCACCGAACTGAAGCAGGCCGAGGAGGCGCTGCAGCGGGAGTCCGATCTCTTCGCCCAGGGGCCGGTCTTCCGCATCACGTGGGGGCCGGAGCCCGGCTGGCCGGTGCGGAGCGTCTCGCGGAACGTCACGGCGATCCTCGGCTACACGCCCGAGGAGATGACGGCGTCCGGCTTCCGCTTCGCCGGCATCATGCATCCGGACGACCTGGACCGCATCCTCGGCGAGGTGGCCGGATTCCTCGCCGACGGCACGCGGCTGTTCCACCTCAGCTACCGCCTGCGCGACCGCGCCGGCACCTACCGCTGGTTCTACGACATGACCCGCTACGAGCGCGACGAGTCGGGCGAACTCGCGGCGATCCACGGCTACATGTTCGACCAGACGGAGCTCAGGCATTCCCGCGAGGCGTTGGCCCACGAACGCGAACGGCTGGCCAACGTCATCACGGGCACCAACGTCGGCACCTGGGAGTGGAACGTGCAGACGGGCGAGACCGTCTTCAACGAGCGCTGGGCCGCGATCTGCGGCTACACCCTGCAGGAGCTGGCCCCGGTCTCCATCGAGACCTGGTCCCGGCTGGCCCATCCGGACGACCTGCCGGCCAGCCGCGCCGCGCTGGAGGCCCACTTCGCCGGCGAGAGCGAGTACTACGACGTCGAGTGCCGCATGCGGCACAAGGACGGCGACTGGGTGTGGGTCCATGATCGGGGCCGCGTCGTCTCGCGCGACGAGGCGGGCCGGCCGCTGGCCATGTTCGGCACCCACTCGGACATCACCGCCCGCCGCCTCGCCAGCCTCGAGCTGGAACGCCTGGTCGAGGAGGCGGAGCGGGCCAACGCCGCCAAGAGCCAGTTCCTGGCCACCATGAGCCACGAGATCCGCACGCCCATGAACGGCGTCATCGGCATGACCGGCCTGCTGCTCGAGACCGACCTCGACCCGGAGCAGGAGCGCTATGCGTCGCTGGTGCAGGCCAGCGCCGAATCGCTGCTGGTCATCATCAACGACGTCCTGGACTTCTCGAAGATCGAGGCGGGGCGGCTCGAGCTGGAGGACATCGAGTTCGCCCCGCGACCGCTCCTGGACGGCGTCATGGCGTCCCTGTCGATCCGGGCCGGCGAGAAGGGCCTGAACTTCGCCTGCGAGGTCGCGCCGGACGTGCCGGAATTCCTGCGGGGCGATCCCGGGCGCCTGCGCCAGATCCTGGTCAATCTCCTCGGCAATGCGCTGAAGTTCACTGATGCGGGCGAGGTCGCCGTGCGGGTCGCCGCCGAGGCGGTGACCGCGGACGGGGCGGTGCTCCGCTGCGAGGTGCGCGACACGGGCCCGGGCATCCCCCTCGAACGCCAGGACGCCATGTTCCAGCAGTTCACGCAGGTCGATGGGTCGACGGCCCGCCGGCACGGCGGCACCGGGCTCGGCCTGGCGATCTGCCGCCAGCTGGCCGGGCTCATGGGCGGGAGCATCGGCGTCGAGAGCACACCCGGGCGGGGGGCCCGCTTCTGGTTCACGGCCCGCTTCGGCCGGGGCGCGAATCCGGCCGACCCGCCGGCGCCGGTGGCGGCCCCGGACGTGCCGGTGGCGACGGCGACCGTCGAGCGGCCCCGCCTGCGCCTTCTGCTCGTGGAGGACAATCTCACCAACCAGCTCGTGGCGCGCGGCCTGCTGAAGCGGCTCGGCCAGACCTGCGACGTGGCCGCCAACGGGGTCGAGGCCCTGGCCGCCCTGGCGGCGGCGCCCTACGATCTGGTCTTCATGGACGTCCAGATGCCCGAGATGGATGGCCTCGAGGCGACCCGCCGCATCCGCGGCCTGGCGCCGGGCAGCCTGAACGCCGGCGTCCCCGTGGTGGCCATGACCGCCAACGCCATGCGCGGCGACCGCGAGGAGTGCCTGCGGGCCGGCATGGACGACTACCTCGCCAAGCCGATCACCAAGGCCACCCTGGGCGAGGTGCTCGATCGCTGGGCCGCGCGGCTGTTGGTCGGCGTTCCCGCCGGCGTCGATTGAGCGGGGCTGCCCACCGGATTTTCACGCAACAATCCGGGTCCGATGCCGTATGATGGCGCTTTACCCCAGCCCGGAGGCCCGACGATGAAGAATTCCCAGCCCGCACCGGTGACCTGCTAGTCCCGGACACGCCTCCGTCTTCCCGTGATCCCAGAGGAATTCCCGGAGCCCTCGGCCGCCCCGCCGCGGCTGCTC
This region of bacterium genomic DNA includes:
- a CDS encoding PAS domain-containing protein, with amino-acid sequence MAPFDLHMTDGGGSGEPATPGTGCGVPSCLHTQLFRESLVATAVHRLVVDAAGRPVDYVFVDANEAFERHTGLRVAEIIGRRATEVVPGLEATGLIGRYGAVVATGQPDVFEMEVPSLARHFSIHAFRTGPGHFAVTFQDVSAYVETSRALAAERHRMDQIANSISEIVWLMDADTGRMQYLSPAYEAITGRPAADVYADTAAFMDGVHPADLAAVRSDYEAHLAGRRFDRKFRYVRPDGEVRWVRSRTFPVTDAAGRVVAHSGSAVDITELKQAEEALQRESDLFAQGPVFRITWGPEPGWPVRSVSRNVTAILGYTPEEMTASGFRFAGIMHPDDLDRILGEVAGFLADGTRLFHLSYRLRDRAGTYRWFYDMTRYERDESGELAAIHGYMFDQTELRHSREALAHERERLANVITGTNVGTWEWNVQTGETVFNERWAAICGYTLQELAPVSIETWSRLAHPDDLPASRAALEAHFAGESEYYDVECRMRHKDGDWVWVHDRGRVVSRDEAGRPLAMFGTHSDITARRLASLELERLVEEAERANAAKSQFLATMSHEIRTPMNGVIGMTGLLLETDLDPEQERYASLVQASAESLLVIINDVLDFSKIEAGRLELEDIEFAPRPLLDGVMASLSIRAGEKGLNFACEVAPDVPEFLRGDPGRLRQILVNLLGNALKFTDAGEVAVRVAAEAVTADGAVLRCEVRDTGPGIPLERQDAMFQQFTQVDGSTARRHGGTGLGLAICRQLAGLMGGSIGVESTPGRGARFWFTARFGRGANPADPPAPVAAPDVPVATATVERPRLRLLLVEDNLTNQLVARGLLKRLGQTCDVAANGVEALAALAAAPYDLVFMDVQMPEMDGLEATRRIRGLAPGSLNAGVPVVAMTANAMRGDREECLRAGMDDYLAKPITKATLGEVLDRWAARLLVGVPAGVD